The Danio rerio strain Tuebingen ecotype United States chromosome 10, GRCz12tu, whole genome shotgun sequence genome contains a region encoding:
- the LOC141376408 gene encoding uncharacterized protein isoform X1 produces MMVEQNSDLPTTSAAKMEEDEVPKACKISQSQKKVKQLKERPRNGTNNEKEKVKEKRKKRKKTKVASFIRAALRWFCFCPRNEPFTLSSSDDSEHEIYEKMIVEEEEVKEIMQEEVVEKKEEVMEEEEVVDKEKDNTKQEKTNEEEEEKSGEEKVVEKKEEGKEIMQNEIVVEKKEQMMKKKKVVVMVVVVEMVETNKQIKKDTSTQLREEEKVVEKKEEEKEITQKEEVEKEEVMKEEKVVEKKEEEKEIMQKEEVVGKEEEVIKEEEEVMKEEKVVVEKKKRKKDTSTRLSEEEFWRRKMEEEKLVEKKEQEKEIMQKEEVVEKEEEVMKEEKEVMKEEKVVVEKKKRKDTSTRLSEKEFWRRKLIARRLSAAKFLFEQIKEEEEDKMKAQEENNEEKIKYIEKEEEEEEKLKKRRRRRRPRKNCMLEKVEEMEGKESEEVENHIEEKEQMNDIEKEEEEEEEVKKRRRRRRPRKNCKVEEVEEMEGKESEEVENHIEEKEQMNDIEKEEEEEEVKKRRRRRRPRKNCKVEEVEEIEGKESEEVENHIEEKDQMNDIEKEEEEEVVKKRRRRRRPRKNNSMNEEEKEQSRGVETYCM; encoded by the exons ATGATGGTTGAACAGAATTCTGATCTCCCCACAACATCAGCTGCTAAAATGGAGGAAGACGAAGTTCCCAAAGCCTGCAAGATCTCCCAGAGCCAGAAAAAAGTGAAGCAGCTCAAAGAAAGGCCAAGAAATGGCACTAACA atgagaaggagaaagtgaaagaaaagagaaagaagagaaaaaagaCCAAGGTTGCTTCTTTCATCAGAGCTGCTCTACGATGGTTCTGCTTCTGTCCTCGTAATGAGCCGTTCACACTTTCCTCATCTGATG ATTCTGAACATGAGATCTATGAAAAGATGATTGTGGAAGAGGAAGAAGTGAAGGAGATAAtgcaggaggaggtggtggagaagaaagaggaggtgatggaagaggaggaggtggtggacaAAGAGAAAGATAACACAAAGCAAGAAAAGAcaaatgaggaggaggaggagaaaagtggggaggagaaggtggtggagaaaaaaGAAGAAGGGAAGGAGATAATGCAGAATGAGATTGTGGTGGAGAAGAAGGAGCAGATGATGAAAAAGAAGaaggtggtggtgatggtggtggtggtggagatggtggagacaaataaacaaataaagaaagataCCAGCACCCAACTAAGAgaggaggagaaggtggtggagaaaaaggaagaagagaaagagataacgcagaaggaagaggtggagaaggaggaggtgatgaaagaggagaaggtggtggagaaaaaggaagaagagaaagagataatgcagaaggaagaggtggtggggaaggaggaggaggtgattaaagaggaggaggaggtgatgaaagaggagaaggtggtggtggagaaaaagaaaagaaagaaagataccaGCACCCGACTGTCAGAGGAGGAGTTCTGGAGAAGGAAAATGGAGGAGGAGAAGTTGGTGGAGAAAAAGGAGCAAGAGAAAGAGATAATGCAGAAGGAAGAGGTagtggagaaggaggaggaggtgatgaaagaggagaaggaggtgatgaaagaggagaaggtggtggtggagaaaaagaaaagaaaagataccAGCACCCGCCTGTCAGAGAAGGAGTTCTGGAGAAGGAAACTTATCGCCAGAAGGCTATCTGCGGCAAAGTTTCTGTTTGAGCaaataaaggaggaggaggaggacaagaTGAAAGCTCAGGAGGAGAACAATGaggagaaaataaaatacattgaaaaggaggaggaggaggaggagaagctgaagaaaaggagaaggaggaggcggcCAAGAAAAAACTGCATGTTGGAAAAAGTGGAGGAGATGGAAGGAAAGGAAAGTGAGGAAGTAGAGAATCACATTGAGGAGAAAGAGCAAATGAATGAcattgaaaaggaggaggaggaggaggaggaggtgaagaaaaggagaaggaggaggcggccaagaaaaaactgcaaggtggaagaagtggaggagatggaaggaaaggaaagtgaggaggtggagaatcacattgaggagaaagagcaaatgaatgacattgaaaaggaggaggaggaggaggaggtgaagaaaaggagaaggaggaggcggccaagaaaaaactgcaaggtggaagaagtggaggagatagaaggaaaggaaagtgaggaggtggagaatcacattgaggagaaagatcaaatgaatgacattgaaaaggaggaggaggaggaggtggtgaagaaaaggagaaggaggaggcggcCAAGAAAAAATAACAGTATGAACGAGGAAGAAAAAGAACAAAGTAGAGGAGTAGAGACATACTGTATGTGA
- the LOC141376408 gene encoding uncharacterized protein isoform X2, which produces MMVEQNSDLPTTSAAKMEEDEVPKACKISQSQKKVKQLKERPRNGTNNEKEKVKEKRKKRKKTKVASFIRAALRWFCFCPRNEPFTLSSSDDSEHEIYEKMIVEEEEVKEIMQEEVVEKKEEVMEEEEVVDKEKDNTKQEKTNEEEEEKSGEEKVVEKKEEGKEIMQNEIVVEKKEQMMKKKKVVVMVVVVEMVETNKQIKKDTSTQLREEEKVVEKKEEEKEITQKEEVEKEEVMKEEKVVVEKKKRKKDTSTRLSEEEFWRRKMEEEKLVEKKEQEKEIMQKEEVVEKEEEVMKEEKEVMKEEKVVVEKKKRKDTSTRLSEKEFWRRKLIARRLSAAKFLFEQIKEEEEDKMKAQEENNEEKIKYIEKEEEEEEKLKKRRRRRRPRKNCMLEKVEEMEGKESEEVENHIEEKEQMNDIEKEEEEEEEVKKRRRRRRPRKNCKVEEVEEMEGKESEEVENHIEEKEQMNDIEKEEEEEEVKKRRRRRRPRKNCKVEEVEEIEGKESEEVENHIEEKDQMNDIEKEEEEEVVKKRRRRRRPRKNNSMNEEEKEQSRGVETYCM; this is translated from the exons ATGATGGTTGAACAGAATTCTGATCTCCCCACAACATCAGCTGCTAAAATGGAGGAAGACGAAGTTCCCAAAGCCTGCAAGATCTCCCAGAGCCAGAAAAAAGTGAAGCAGCTCAAAGAAAGGCCAAGAAATGGCACTAACA atgagaaggagaaagtgaaagaaaagagaaagaagagaaaaaagaCCAAGGTTGCTTCTTTCATCAGAGCTGCTCTACGATGGTTCTGCTTCTGTCCTCGTAATGAGCCGTTCACACTTTCCTCATCTGATG ATTCTGAACATGAGATCTATGAAAAGATGATTGTGGAAGAGGAAGAAGTGAAGGAGATAAtgcaggaggaggtggtggagaagaaagaggaggtgatggaagaggaggaggtggtggacaAAGAGAAAGATAACACAAAGCAAGAAAAGAcaaatgaggaggaggaggagaaaagtggggaggagaaggtggtggagaaaaaaGAAGAAGGGAAGGAGATAATGCAGAATGAGATTGTGGTGGAGAAGAAGGAGCAGATGATGAAAAAGAAGaaggtggtggtgatggtggtggtggtggagatggtggagacaaataaacaaataaagaaagataCCAGCACCCAACTAAGAgaggaggagaaggtggtggagaaaaaggaagaagagaaagagataacgcagaaggaagaggtggagaaggaggag gtgatgaaagaggagaaggtggtggtggagaaaaagaaaagaaagaaagataccaGCACCCGACTGTCAGAGGAGGAGTTCTGGAGAAGGAAAATGGAGGAGGAGAAGTTGGTGGAGAAAAAGGAGCAAGAGAAAGAGATAATGCAGAAGGAAGAGGTagtggagaaggaggaggaggtgatgaaagaggagaaggaggtgatgaaagaggagaaggtggtggtggagaaaaagaaaagaaaagataccAGCACCCGCCTGTCAGAGAAGGAGTTCTGGAGAAGGAAACTTATCGCCAGAAGGCTATCTGCGGCAAAGTTTCTGTTTGAGCaaataaaggaggaggaggaggacaagaTGAAAGCTCAGGAGGAGAACAATGaggagaaaataaaatacattgaaaaggaggaggaggaggaggagaagctgaagaaaaggagaaggaggaggcggcCAAGAAAAAACTGCATGTTGGAAAAAGTGGAGGAGATGGAAGGAAAGGAAAGTGAGGAAGTAGAGAATCACATTGAGGAGAAAGAGCAAATGAATGAcattgaaaaggaggaggaggaggaggaggaggtgaagaaaaggagaaggaggaggcggccaagaaaaaactgcaaggtggaagaagtggaggagatggaaggaaaggaaagtgaggaggtggagaatcacattgaggagaaagagcaaatgaatgacattgaaaaggaggaggaggaggaggaggtgaagaaaaggagaaggaggaggcggccaagaaaaaactgcaaggtggaagaagtggaggagatagaaggaaaggaaagtgaggaggtggagaatcacattgaggagaaagatcaaatgaatgacattgaaaaggaggaggaggaggaggtggtgaagaaaaggagaaggaggaggcggcCAAGAAAAAATAACAGTATGAACGAGGAAGAAAAAGAACAAAGTAGAGGAGTAGAGACATACTGTATGTGA
- the LOC141376408 gene encoding uncharacterized protein isoform X3: MIVEEEEVKEIMQEEVVEKKEEVMEEEEVVDKEKDNTKQEKTNEEEEEKSGEEKVVEKKEEGKEIMQNEIVVEKKEQMMKKKKVVVMVVVVEMVETNKQIKKDTSTQLREEEKVVEKKEEEKEITQKEEVEKEEVMKEEKVVEKKEEEKEIMQKEEVVGKEEEVIKEEEEVMKEEKVVVEKKKRKKDTSTRLSEEEFWRRKMEEEKLVEKKEQEKEIMQKEEVVEKEEEVMKEEKEVMKEEKVVVEKKKRKDTSTRLSEKEFWRRKLIARRLSAAKFLFEQIKEEEEDKMKAQEENNEEKIKYIEKEEEEEEKLKKRRRRRRPRKNCMLEKVEEMEGKESEEVENHIEEKEQMNDIEKEEEEEEEVKKRRRRRRPRKNCKVEEVEEMEGKESEEVENHIEEKEQMNDIEKEEEEEEVKKRRRRRRPRKNCKVEEVEEIEGKESEEVENHIEEKDQMNDIEKEEEEEVVKKRRRRRRPRKNNSMNEEEKEQSRGVETYCM; this comes from the coding sequence ATGATTGTGGAAGAGGAAGAAGTGAAGGAGATAAtgcaggaggaggtggtggagaagaaagaggaggtgatggaagaggaggaggtggtggacaAAGAGAAAGATAACACAAAGCAAGAAAAGAcaaatgaggaggaggaggagaaaagtggggaggagaaggtggtggagaaaaaaGAAGAAGGGAAGGAGATAATGCAGAATGAGATTGTGGTGGAGAAGAAGGAGCAGATGATGAAAAAGAAGaaggtggtggtgatggtggtggtggtggagatggtggagacaaataaacaaataaagaaagataCCAGCACCCAACTAAGAgaggaggagaaggtggtggagaaaaaggaagaagagaaagagataacgcagaaggaagaggtggagaaggaggaggtgatgaaagaggagaaggtggtggagaaaaaggaagaagagaaagagataatgcagaaggaagaggtggtggggaaggaggaggaggtgattaaagaggaggaggaggtgatgaaagaggagaaggtggtggtggagaaaaagaaaagaaagaaagataccaGCACCCGACTGTCAGAGGAGGAGTTCTGGAGAAGGAAAATGGAGGAGGAGAAGTTGGTGGAGAAAAAGGAGCAAGAGAAAGAGATAATGCAGAAGGAAGAGGTagtggagaaggaggaggaggtgatgaaagaggagaaggaggtgatgaaagaggagaaggtggtggtggagaaaaagaaaagaaaagataccAGCACCCGCCTGTCAGAGAAGGAGTTCTGGAGAAGGAAACTTATCGCCAGAAGGCTATCTGCGGCAAAGTTTCTGTTTGAGCaaataaaggaggaggaggaggacaagaTGAAAGCTCAGGAGGAGAACAATGaggagaaaataaaatacattgaaaaggaggaggaggaggaggagaagctgaagaaaaggagaaggaggaggcggcCAAGAAAAAACTGCATGTTGGAAAAAGTGGAGGAGATGGAAGGAAAGGAAAGTGAGGAAGTAGAGAATCACATTGAGGAGAAAGAGCAAATGAATGAcattgaaaaggaggaggaggaggaggaggaggtgaagaaaaggagaaggaggaggcggccaagaaaaaactgcaaggtggaagaagtggaggagatggaaggaaaggaaagtgaggaggtggagaatcacattgaggagaaagagcaaatgaatgacattgaaaaggaggaggaggaggaggaggtgaagaaaaggagaaggaggaggcggccaagaaaaaactgcaaggtggaagaagtggaggagatagaaggaaaggaaagtgaggaggtggagaatcacattgaggagaaagatcaaatgaatgacattgaaaaggaggaggaggaggaggtggtgaagaaaaggagaaggaggaggcggcCAAGAAAAAATAACAGTATGAACGAGGAAGAAAAAGAACAAAGTAGAGGAGTAGAGACATACTGTATGTGA